The following are encoded together in the Colius striatus isolate bColStr4 chromosome 5, bColStr4.1.hap1, whole genome shotgun sequence genome:
- the LOC104551389 gene encoding von Willebrand factor D and EGF domain-containing protein, producing the protein MARRDGGARLRRLLLWLALCGLWRGGPARALHAPRAALPRAAGASAACSPRCRHGGLCLANGTCLCSKGYEGELCQHATCYPKCKNGGECLRPGKCRCPPGYGGRYCHKVSCEGGCQNGGECISVNGVVKCLCASGWTGSRCQEAICPQGCRNNGACVAPGICSCPAGWVGGACHLAVCKLPCQHGGKCIAPNVCRCRLPYSGLQCTKKRKE; encoded by the exons ATGGCGCGGCGGGACGGCGGGGCGCGGCTGCGCCgcctgctgctgtggctggcgCTGTGCGGGCTGTGGCGCGGCGGCCCGGCCCGCGCCCTGCACGCCCCACGGGCAGCGCTGCCCCGCGCCGCGGGCGCCTCGGCCGCCTGCAGCCCGCGCTGCCGGCACGGCGGGCTCTGTCTCGCCAACGGCACCTGCCTCTGCTCCAAGGGCTACGAGGGCGAGCTCTGCCAGCACG caaCATGTTACCCGAAATGCAAAAATGGTGGGGAGTGCCTCAGACCTGGAAAATGCAGATGTCCACCTGGCTATGGGGGTAGATACTGCCATAAAG TAAGCTGTGAAGGAGGCTGTCAAAATGGTGGGGAATGCATCTCTGTCAATGGAGTTGTGAAGTGCCTTTGTGCTTCTGGCTGGACAGGATCAAGATGCCAAGAAG CAATTTGTCCTCAAGGTTGTCGGAATAATGGAGCTTGTGTGGCTCCTGGGATTTGTAGCTGTCCAGCTGGATGGGTTGGTGGAGCATGTCACTTAG CGGTGTGTAAACTGCCTTGTCAACATGGAGGGAAATGCATTGCTCCAAATGTCTGCCGATGTCGACTACCCTACTCTGGTCTACAGTgtacaaagaaaaggaaggaatga